Proteins from a single region of Electrophorus electricus isolate fEleEle1 chromosome 5, fEleEle1.pri, whole genome shotgun sequence:
- the c5h9orf85 gene encoding uncharacterized protein C9orf85 homolog encodes MSSQRGGECRSRSQKHQNRTAFKNDKYGASPQVKKANAKVHDGLCQRCTEILEWRVKYNKYKFLTQPRKCVKCLQKTVKDAYHIMCKSCALSLELCAKCGKKEEIVITLGGAEGEEPAEAMAQHPQGSGNRTADSGWTDDEEAGDSGERDSAAVGK; translated from the exons ATGAGCTCCCAGAGAGGCGGCGAGTGTCGCTCGCGAAGCCAAAAGCACCAGAACCGCACTGCGTTTAAAAACGACAAATACGGCGCCAGTCCTCAAGTGAAG AAAGCAAATGCGAAGGTCCATGACGGTCTGTGCCAGCGATGCACGGAAATACTGGAGTGGAGAGTCAAGTACAACAAATACAAGTTCCTCACACAGCCCCGCAAATG cGTGAAGTGCCTGCAGAAGACGGTGAAGGATGCATATCACATCATGTGCAAGTCCTGTGCTCTCAGTCTGGAGCTTTGCGCCAAATGCGGGAAGAAAGAGGAGATTGTAATTAC GTTGGGCGGTgcggagggggaggagccagcaGAGGCCATGGCTCAGCACCCGCAAGGCAGCGGGAACAGGACGGCAGACTCCGGTTGGACGGACGATGAAGAGGCCGGCGACAGCGGGGAACGTGATTCAGCTGCTGTAGGAAAATAA